The following is a genomic window from Amaranthus tricolor cultivar Red isolate AtriRed21 chromosome 10, ASM2621246v1, whole genome shotgun sequence.
TTATTCATCGCAATTTTGGAGAGGAAAGATTTGAAAGAAAGGAAtttaaaacttagtttcttaattttgttaatggCTTAATCTCTCTGAAGGagaaagatttggaaggaaagTGATTCTTCTCTTCCTCTATCTTCCCTTTTCTTCCCTCCTAAACAAATAAGGGAAGCTTTCCTCATTATTCTCtctccttcctttcccttccctcccCTTTCTTTCCCTTCCCCTTCTCTTTCTTTCCTTTTACTCTTTTATATTGTTATCCAAATATAGTATTAAAGTGAGAACTTTCAGCTACTTTGTCTGTCCTAAATATATGAATATCAACTTCTTTCAGTTCTTTGTATGTCCTATGCATAGATTATAATCAACTAAACTCATGAAAATTTCATGAAGAGAGCTTAAAATCAAAGATACAAGTaactaaaagcataaaaaaattacCATAAGGCCACCCAAGAAGCCATCAAGTAAAACCCGATTCCAGCCATCAAAGTAAGAATGAATTGAGAACTTGGCTTTGGCTGTGAGGCCCACTGAAGTAACAGCCATCACCAGAAGGTAGAAGATAAACCCAGTGAGCCCTGTGAACCCTAAAATCCCAGCAATAACTCCTCCAACTATTGACATGAATGTGCGGCtgcaaaatgaaataaaataatgatCCTTTATCAAATTGCTGTTGGATTTTTTACAAACTAACATGGAACTTATgataaaccaataaaaaaatcatcacaCTCAGCATCCATAAATTTTGTGTTGTGAATGATTAAATATGGCAAAATACAGCAGAGGGCTATCATGCTATAAACTTCTAAACGAGAATATTTTACATTTCTGTTATTTTGCAATTAATGAGTTTGTTATTCTCATAGTTAAGGGAAAGTCTTTTAGTTGTAAATTTTCCTTAAATTGAGAGGGAAAAGAGGAGAAAATACAGGATGTGTTTCCCCTCATCAGATAGTTGGTCAAAGTGAGATAAATTTCTCTTCTTtcttaatgaaaaaaatcatcTACCAACTTAGAGATAAAATGGAACATAGGCTACTATACTCAGAAATCATGATCTCTGTTTCCCCTTCTTCTGTCCGTATCTCTTTTTCCCTCTTCAGCATCAATTTTCTACCTCAAGTCCACACTCTCTCAAGATAATTTTgcttgacatttttcttttcgtAGAAACTCAATTAGCTTTCGTTATTCATTGCAATCATCAATGATCGATGTTAGCTCCCTCTTTCCCTTCCTTTTTCAGGTTACATTCCCTTTATTGAGTACATTCCTTTCACTCTCCTTCCCTCCTATTCCTACATTCTATTTTAATTGCACAAAATAAGAATTTTCTAAGTAATTGCACTATATCTTTCTTTGGTAGCTTACTTTCCTATCAGTGGACAACAATACCCACACGGAGCCGACTTTTGTACAAGTACTTTTTGACGCTTTTATCCTAACAATCAAGTGGCAACTTTCTCAAAAACACGTTCCTTGTTTTGCATGTTCAGGCAAAATGGTGTATTTAAAAAGTACCCAAACAAACAATTAATGATGACATGCCTTTGTTCCCAACTTAGCATCATATAATCATCAGAATATATGAACTTATTGTCTTCTAACAAGAATAAACTAGTAGTACACTAATAGGAAATCAGTTTCTCAACTCATTACCTTATTGATTCCATTAGATCTTCAATATAGAGACTAACAATTGTAGTGACTTCCACTATCAAACTTTGCTTTCCTTGACAAGTAGTGATCATTTCATCTAACCGCCGACTCTTTCACATCCAACTTTCCCTAGTAGGATATCCCAAATCCTCCTCTTCAAAGCTTATAATTTAGATTATAGTTACCCTCATCTTAATGACACAAGCACGCATTTTCCTTTAATCCCAAAAAGTCCTTGTTAAACAAATATATCATAAATTCAGAACCAGGTCTAGCAATCTAGCctttaaaaaatagttatacACCTTTATTTAAACACGACAAACCTCCGTCACCCTCTAATTAGCAAACTTAAAACCAATTAATTTCAGAAGTGGTATTCACTCACCATGAGGACTTGGCCAAACCACAAAAGAAGAGCTAAGAAATCTAGGATTAATTTCTAAAGCAAGAACATGAATCAATATGTACCCAAACAAGGCACCATAAGATATGGAGATATCAACACCAAAGTCAACCAAATCTACTAGCAGCCAAAATTGTCAGCCCCTTCAAATTAAACTTACAGGGTGCAAGCATTGAACAACATTATGCAATTTTGTAAATCTTGTTGGTAACTTCTCAAAAGCCAACAAAGGTAGCACAACAATATACCATCTAGTCAACAATTTGGGTAAACTCAAAGCATTTGTAGCTTCAGATTCCTCCATAAACttcttgaaagagttgcttCTTATTATCTCTTACCAACGAAGAATATAAAACGTTGCCCTATGCACTTATCTTATATCCCTATTAACATCTAGTTATTTAAGAAGTGTATACAAAAAATCCCCTTTATATTGTACAAACGTTATTTAAGAAATCCTTTCCTCCTAGAACGTCATAAATCACAATTACCTCTTACACTCATGTTAATAAGACTTCTAGCATTTTAAATAATCCCTTTTAGTTCTCCAAATTTCTTTCTTTCAGTTAAAAAGTTACACTTCTTTTCTTTGAAGTTGGAGCACAAAACTAACTACAGATCAATAGTGTTTGAGAGCCCTAATGAGAGTGGAAGCGGTAGTCTAAGGTGTCCAAGAAAGGTGTTGAAATCGTAGAATGAAGGTGCACTAATAAAATAAGACTATTTTGCAAGTAATAAAGTGAGTAAGCATggaataatacaaataaaacaaaaataaggtGTTTCACCAAATAATAAGCTACATCCATCATCTTAGTCTAGTGTATTTCATTATATGTTTAAAGGATAAAAGAGTTTAAAAGCTCAATACAATCACGAAGGTATTACAACAAATTGAGCATTTGAGCGTGTGAGGACCTAAGTATAGAGTATAAAATTGTACAAATGGTAGGAGAGGATATGAGAGCTCAAGCTCTAAGCTTGTCTCACCTAACATACAAGGGAATGTTGTGTTTAAATAGGCCAAAGTAGGGTTTAAGACAAATTTACAAAGCTgcgccaaaaacgttttaaaacgtGTCAGGGCTTGTGCTTGTCGAACGAGTTGGGTCAGGCTGCTTCTGATCTTTGCTTGCTTGCTTGCTTCCATGTAGTCTATTGGTCCACCTTTGCTCCCAACCAATATTCCAACACCTGTAGGCTGTAGCTAATACTAATTTACCTTGATCACCAAGGATTAGTCCCATTCTAATTACCATGACCAAAAATCACTAAACTCAAGTCACACACTTTCAAACAGCACACCGATGAAAATACAGATGTCAACACAGACAATAACTGAAACAAACCAACCagctaattaaaaaaaaagtacctGTAATATATAACTTTCATGTTATTCTGCATATTCTCAGCATTGATGTATGGTGCATTATCAGAGAACCCTTTAGAAAATCCAGAATCACCTTGTACAGCCATACCTTCTGTTATGCCAGTACAAGAATTTCAGTCTGAGAAACTAAAAGTAGAACTTATGATCAATTGATAGTAAGTAGACTGAAGCCACAAATGAAATCTATCGGAAACTAAACTGTGGAAATGAAATTAATTCCATATCATAAGTTAACAATCATTAATCCAAACATTAGTGAACCCAACATCTACAAGAATTTGGCCAATGGCCACATCAATTATAGCGTACAGATCGAATTCACGAGCTATGTAATCCCAAAATCATCAAATAGAAATTGATTGCCAAATAATAATCTcatattcaacacaataactttGTTAGCAAgtacataatttgaataatcATCAAAATTCACGCAACTTTGGTTTAACAAAATGTTTTTAGGGCTGATCAAGCAAATAGTAAGAAAACTCAATCGATTGACAGTCCAATTTACCAGTTCCAGTCATtaaaaacaaactttaaacccTAATCAAGAAGAAAATAGATATAAGAATCAGATCTGAAGTTGTTGGAGAGAAATTTACCAGAGAAAGAGAAAGGTGTGCGGTGCGCCGGTTCTTCGTTGTCTTCTTCTCCACCTAAGAAAACACAGAGGAGACTTGTGAGTTTGAGTTTGGTTCTCTGAAGACAAACTGAATTGAATCTAGCGAGTGTAGAGAGATCACAGCTCACAGGACACAATcacacaacattttttttttactttggcCTGGTTATGCGaataataaaccaatttttGTTTCATCCCGTCTGGTATGAGACCACGACTTCAAAAAAAAGCCCATCACGATTTCAAAAAAAagcccataagctaaaagtttttattattaagctatttaacccatttattattaggctatttaacccatatagGAGGCTCATGGTGAGaatgtctcatacaagaatttgttttttttttatttgttgaaaatgaatttattaCTGTTTACTTTTAAATACAATTAGTTATATTCGTTAAAAATAAACCTAACTATTATTCATAATTCTCTTTAAGCAATTacaaataaacaatagttgagtttattttcagcggATTGAGCAAAAGTTGGTTTTAATATAAATAGTCAATTTTTCCTTCATTTGATGacgcaataatatatttctCTATATGGGCTATTTAGCTCCAGTTGGTTTTTAATCATAGATAGTCAATAAATTGAGATATTGAGTTAAAATGATAGAATATTTTGAAATAAGCgagaatataaaaagtaaatatgcttcactaatatgttaaaataaaaaggaaaaatttcttggaataatttaaaattttcatgattttcctataataatcgcacctattgattaattatgaataatcccacctatagtaaacttggacaactcgatgacctgctatagtaggtaattcaccaaaaaagttaataaactgaaaattaatttaaaattagagaaaaattttgaaaatctacataaaaaattctaaataataaaaaaaatcataaatttttttttgaatattttttaaatatttttttcgacattttattttaatttatcctttttttaaaaaaaataaaacttgctatagcaagttatcCGTTCACCGGGTtcactctaggaaaatacccttcaaaattgggattattcatggttaatcaatagatgggattattgtagaaaaatcataaatagattggattattctcggtaattttactaaataaaaatgagaaaaatttatataagtaatcaaaaattcaaaataggGCAAATTGTGTG
Proteins encoded in this region:
- the LOC130825248 gene encoding uncharacterized protein LOC130825248 is translated as MAVQGDSGFSKGFSDNAPYINAENMQNNMKVIYYSRTFMSIVGGVIAGILGFTGLTGFIFYLLVMAVTSVGLTAKAKFSIHSYFDGWNRVLLDGFLGGLMSFVLFWTFAYDIVHIF